One Cytophagales bacterium genomic window carries:
- a CDS encoding DUF4160 domain-containing protein encodes MPELCRFYGIVVQMFYKDHEPPHFHITYNEYRAKVSIEDLKLISGKFPRKGLNLILDWAELHQEELLEKWELMKNEKPLGKIEPIK; translated from the coding sequence ATGCCTGAGTTATGCAGATTTTATGGAATTGTTGTTCAGATGTTTTACAAAGATCATGAACCGCCTCATTTTCATATTACCTATAACGAATATAGAGCTAAAGTTTCAATAGAAGATCTGAAGTTAATTTCCGGCAAATTTCCAAGAAAAGGACTGAATTTAATACTTGATTGGGCAGAACTTCATCAAGAAGAACTTTTAGAAAAGTGGGAGTTAATGAAAAATGAAAAACCACTTGGTAAAATTGAACCTATAAAATAA
- a CDS encoding T9SS type A sorting domain-containing protein: MKKSFLFVFAFIAGISISSGQASWGVQIGHTCYDLQTNAAIRNGLVSKPNGTMAAVWIQNHSCTTPQPDPADRGIGYNYYNGASWVYGINGECGIPHGCASGYVGWPNIVWSDSMDEIVITHTPLKITRRPIQGSGAWSTTTLPFTYPYGGDVWPRAVADGNYIHIISSSPAGVTPGGVTRPAIYYRSSDGGMTWDITNLLVPGMDDTTVIGGIGADSYAIDARNGTVAFTAGGWGEDWIMWKSTANGDIGTWSFTIIAPFDTAGKLYFGPNSYEVWTYDDAHAVTVDNNGMVHASTGQIVLEVNSLGVPTGSLFPLGDDGLYYWNENMSAPLIVAGLVDLPNWTCTPTPCPPDGDPSSGIGNNFPIYYLGVTSMSQISVDQTGNPYIVYAGMVEWTSNTGDTSGQSFRDLYLVYSPDGGCTWSKPINIAGHPLLGNVDDGSSGTGFEEDVYPMTNKMIWADNRIHIVWQEDSEPSTELQGGGPTAINYMMYYSFDVTTLPFDTGALVVCSGILAVTPLSSQICAGDSVVLTASGVDTYSWSPSGSLSAGTGDTVIAFPSATTTYTIVGTDTTTGIVDSATVTVTILGNTPAAGFTAGSTSGCDTLTTTFINTSTGSTGYMWSFPGGTPSTSTVANPSVTYNAPGAYDVELIAIGCGTNDTLSTAGYITIDSLPGIFVTPSSAICFGSSVILTATGGNSYAWSPAAGLSGTSGAVVTAAPTTTTTYVVIGTDTNGCSNTASVAVTIYPLPTISVNPPSGVICDSGLVSLTANGAITYSWSPSTGLNVDTGAIVDASPSFTTTYTVTGTDNNGCSGAVSITVVAANSPTITVNPASPAICPGEPVTLTANGGTTYTWSPPQGLSSTVGASVVASPDSTTTYTVISVDANGCSGTSSITVSVNPFVGSFSSDKDTVDLAISFFIQFTDNTSGSTSWSWNFGDGNFATIQNPPYNYFSEGIYTVVLIVSNGTCTDTVQKTIVVIKTTGISEDLNESLKIYPNPAAGMLIIQSNGIKIESIKLINSLGQIVLDVVPEGTNKLDISKLTAGNYIVQIETEKGVVSKNVDISR; encoded by the coding sequence ATGAAAAAATCATTCTTATTCGTGTTCGCTTTTATTGCAGGAATAAGCATTTCAAGCGGACAAGCCTCCTGGGGCGTTCAAATCGGCCATACTTGCTATGACCTCCAGACAAACGCCGCAATACGTAACGGACTTGTGAGTAAACCTAACGGCACCATGGCTGCCGTATGGATCCAAAATCATTCATGTACCACTCCTCAGCCAGATCCGGCTGACAGGGGTATTGGTTACAACTATTATAATGGCGCTTCATGGGTGTATGGTATTAATGGTGAGTGCGGGATTCCTCATGGCTGTGCTTCAGGATATGTTGGATGGCCTAACATTGTTTGGTCAGATTCTATGGATGAGATCGTAATTACTCATACTCCTCTAAAAATAACGAGGCGTCCCATACAAGGTTCTGGCGCGTGGAGCACAACAACTCTGCCTTTCACTTATCCTTATGGCGGTGATGTGTGGCCCAGGGCTGTTGCGGATGGGAATTATATTCATATTATAAGTTCAAGTCCGGCTGGGGTAACTCCAGGTGGAGTAACGAGACCTGCAATTTACTACCGGTCTTCTGACGGTGGAATGACGTGGGATATTACGAATTTGCTTGTTCCGGGTATGGACGATACAACCGTAATTGGTGGAATAGGCGCTGATTCTTATGCTATTGACGCCAGGAATGGTACGGTTGCTTTCACAGCAGGTGGTTGGGGAGAAGACTGGATAATGTGGAAATCCACTGCTAACGGAGATATCGGTACGTGGAGCTTTACAATAATTGCACCCTTTGATACTGCAGGTAAATTATACTTTGGCCCTAATAGTTATGAAGTTTGGACTTATGATGATGCACACGCAGTTACTGTTGACAATAATGGTATGGTTCATGCTTCAACCGGACAAATAGTGCTTGAAGTTAACAGCCTGGGAGTACCTACAGGCAGCCTTTTCCCTTTGGGAGATGATGGACTCTATTACTGGAATGAAAACATGAGCGCTCCTCTTATTGTAGCCGGGTTGGTTGACCTGCCCAACTGGACCTGTACGCCTACGCCTTGCCCGCCCGATGGTGACCCATCCAGTGGAATAGGCAATAATTTTCCTATCTATTACCTGGGGGTTACGTCTATGTCGCAGATCTCTGTTGATCAAACCGGCAATCCATACATTGTATATGCAGGCATGGTTGAGTGGACCTCAAATACAGGAGATACTTCAGGTCAATCATTCAGAGACCTGTATTTGGTTTATTCACCCGATGGCGGTTGTACCTGGAGCAAACCAATTAACATAGCAGGTCATCCATTATTAGGTAATGTTGATGACGGCTCAAGCGGCACGGGATTTGAGGAAGATGTTTATCCAATGACCAACAAAATGATATGGGCAGACAACCGAATTCATATTGTTTGGCAGGAAGACTCAGAGCCTAGTACTGAGCTTCAGGGTGGTGGTCCAACTGCTATTAACTACATGATGTACTATTCTTTTGATGTTACTACCTTGCCGTTTGATACCGGCGCCTTGGTTGTGTGCTCAGGCATACTTGCTGTTACTCCATTATCTTCTCAAATTTGTGCCGGGGATAGTGTTGTCCTTACTGCAAGCGGTGTCGATACATATTCCTGGTCTCCGTCAGGCAGTCTGAGTGCCGGCACAGGCGATACTGTAATTGCTTTCCCATCTGCTACTACTACCTATACCATAGTGGGAACAGATACCACAACAGGTATTGTTGATTCAGCGACAGTTACCGTAACGATATTGGGAAATACTCCTGCTGCAGGTTTCACTGCCGGCTCAACTTCCGGGTGTGATACTTTAACAACAACCTTTATCAATACTTCTACGGGTTCAACGGGATATATGTGGTCATTCCCGGGAGGAACTCCATCTACTTCTACCGTTGCAAATCCATCTGTAACCTATAACGCCCCGGGAGCTTATGATGTTGAATTGATAGCTATTGGTTGCGGAACAAATGATACACTTTCTACTGCGGGCTATATCACAATTGATTCGTTACCTGGTATCTTTGTAACACCGTCATCTGCAATTTGTTTTGGAAGTAGTGTAATTCTGACAGCCACGGGAGGAAATTCATATGCCTGGTCACCCGCGGCAGGATTAAGCGGTACATCAGGTGCTGTTGTAACTGCTGCACCAACAACTACCACAACGTATGTCGTTATCGGCACAGATACAAATGGCTGCAGCAATACAGCATCAGTTGCCGTGACCATCTACCCTTTGCCAACCATTTCTGTCAATCCTCCATCCGGGGTAATATGTGACAGCGGTTTGGTTTCACTTACAGCTAACGGGGCTATTACGTACAGTTGGTCACCTTCAACCGGTTTAAATGTTGATACGGGGGCTATTGTTGACGCCTCACCTTCCTTTACTACTACTTATACTGTAACAGGAACTGATAATAATGGCTGTTCAGGCGCTGTATCAATTACCGTAGTTGCAGCTAATTCGCCAACAATTACCGTAAATCCTGCATCACCGGCAATTTGTCCGGGTGAACCGGTAACACTCACTGCAAACGGAGGTACTACATATACCTGGTCACCGCCTCAGGGATTGAGTTCTACGGTCGGGGCCTCTGTTGTTGCTTCACCTGATTCTACTACCACTTATACAGTAATTAGTGTTGACGCTAACGGTTGTTCCGGTACTTCGTCCATCACAGTATCCGTGAATCCATTTGTAGGTTCATTTAGTTCAGATAAAGATACTGTTGATCTTGCAATTTCTTTTTTTATACAATTTACCGACAACACCAGCGGCTCTACTTCCTGGTCATGGAATTTTGGTGATGGTAATTTTGCTACTATCCAAAATCCACCCTATAACTATTTTTCTGAAGGGATTTACACCGTGGTATTGATAGTATCAAATGGTACCTGCACGGATACAGTCCAAAAAACGATCGTGGTAATAAAAACCACAGGCATCAGTGAAGATCTAAACGAAAGTTTAAAGATATATCCGAATCCTGCTGCCGGTATGTTGATCATTCAGTCTAATGGTATCAAGATAGAAAGCATAAAGCTGATCAATTCTTTAGGACAGATTGTATTGGATGTAGTGCCGGAAGGAACAAATAAATTGGATATTTCAAAACTAACAGCAGGGAATTATATTGTACAGATTGAGACAGAAAAAGGTGTGGTATCAAAAAATGTTGATATAAGCAGATAA
- a CDS encoding rhodanese domain-containing protein: MRAYSILLYYCYTPIDDPENFRKEHHLYCLSSNLKGRIIIAKEGINGIISGIKENCEKYRRFLKNDARFKNIEFKIDEHQGHVFKKLNVRVKPELVSLGFPAIDPNKKTGVYLEPNEFKRLIHSPPLTPSQLESEKRGIGETERGKTKRFTDSPIHPFTDSGGLRGAGRGAVVVLDVRNNVEHKIGRFKNAVTLNIDHFRDFTSKVKELERYKNCKILTYCTGGIRCEKASAYLLQQGFKDVYQLHGGIINYGYKEGGKDFDGKCYVFDSRIAVDVNKVNPVVISRCYICDSTCDRMVNCANPECNLHLPICKKCGLTYEGACSKQCMAHPKKRPLNESGYYQKEMNGYDPYYQIKK, translated from the coding sequence ATGAGAGCGTATAGTATCTTATTATATTACTGTTACACCCCTATTGATGATCCTGAGAACTTCAGAAAAGAGCATCATCTTTATTGTTTATCTTCAAACCTTAAAGGAAGAATTATTATAGCTAAAGAAGGTATCAATGGAATTATTTCAGGCATTAAGGAAAATTGCGAAAAATATAGGCGATTTCTAAAAAATGATGCCCGTTTCAAAAATATTGAATTTAAGATTGATGAGCACCAAGGTCATGTTTTCAAAAAACTAAATGTGCGCGTAAAACCTGAGTTAGTAAGTTTGGGATTTCCTGCAATTGATCCAAATAAAAAAACCGGGGTGTACTTAGAACCCAATGAATTTAAAAGATTAATCCACAGCCCCCCCCTAACTCCAAGCCAACTTGAATCGGAGAAACGGGGAATCGGAGAAACGGAGAGAGGGAAAACGAAGCGATTCACCGATTCACCGATTCACCCATTCACCGATTCAGGGGGACTTAGGGGGGCTGGTAGGGGGGCTGTAGTGGTTCTGGATGTGAGAAACAATGTTGAACATAAAATAGGTAGGTTCAAAAATGCGGTTACCTTAAATATTGACCACTTCAGGGATTTTACTTCAAAAGTTAAGGAATTAGAACGCTATAAAAACTGCAAGATATTAACATATTGTACAGGAGGTATAAGATGCGAGAAGGCAAGTGCGTACCTTCTTCAGCAGGGCTTTAAAGATGTTTATCAGCTTCACGGGGGTATTATTAACTATGGCTATAAAGAAGGTGGAAAGGATTTTGATGGTAAATGCTATGTGTTTGACAGTAGGATAGCCGTGGATGTTAACAAAGTAAATCCAGTGGTTATTTCCAGGTGTTACATTTGTGATTCTACTTGCGACAGGATGGTTAATTGTGCGAATCCGGAGTGTAATTTACACCTGCCCATCTGTAAGAAGTGTGGCCTGACGTATGAGGGCGCTTGTTCAAAGCAATGTATGGCTCATCCTAAAAAACGGCCACTTAACGAGAGCGGCTATTATCAAAAAGAAATGAATGGATATGATCCGTATTATCAAATTAAAAAGTAA
- a CDS encoding PKD domain-containing protein — MKKTLFIFTFTFFFIFTSFSQVFYGEEARKAVPGSELVKPGFNTSIPQYIRFGDRAGIKFDNPPYQDEEGSVGDLAGGGSPFRELEGAGIEKWLNRTFKIEDGSRLKFLKYEKDNLGFTHYKYQQTLNDIPIEGAIYMVHVKNRKVKSMNGILFNALNLNSIPKLSENQALNKALQYINAAIGGKGDGKVPPSGGFRGAATVYKWEIPGEEEHLKLVTNDPNATYYPDGKLVFVPKNGNNKSTDYRLAYKFDIYASEPLYRAYIFVDAVTGEVIFENNRIRTNDVPGTAVTKYSGTKTIITDSTGSGYRLREAGRGNGIQTWDMNTGTNYGNAVDFTDADNFWNNVNADQDEVATDAHWGAEMTYDYLWNDHGRNSIDGSGFMLRSYVHYNNNYSNAFWDGQRMTYGDGSGSYSPFTALDIAGHEIGHGLTDFTADLVYSYESGALNESFSDILGTSVEFYGKPAQANWLVGEDIGVVLRSMADPKVYGDPDTYLGVNWATGPGDNGGVHTNSGVQNFWYYLLANGGSGTNDNGDSYNITGIGLANAGAIAFRNLTVYLWPNAQYDDARFYAIQSAIDIFGPCTPEVIATTDAWYAVGVGGIFNPTVISDFSANPASSCSFPFTANFTNLSSNGGSFYWDFGDGDTNSAVNPAHIYNSYGTFTVSLVADGGACGIDTTVKTAYIVVDSTLPCIVNMPLSGEGDLQTSCTGTLYDNGGPAGTYADNTTNYITIAPLGAATVTLNIISFDIEPGSGGPDPCDYDYVEFFDGPNTTYPSFGKFCNTTGSPVTITSTGGSITILHFADPLVNGDGFEINWNCTYPSTPPVAGFTSDVTSTCTGVINFMDLSSNGAASWLWYFGDGDTSTQQNPVHTYVNNGTYTVKLVVTNGFGADSLIQASYITVSKPAAPAAIPAARCGQGSVALSASGAGLINWYDDSLTTNLVNTGSTYNTPPLSATTDYWVEEVVLSASQYVGPPDNTFGSGANFQGDRHLVFDCYKSLRIVSVLVYAQGAGFRTIELRDNIGLVIRDTLIYIQDGESRITLNFDVPVGTDLQLGISGTPDLFRNSTGANYPYILPGWLSITGVNAPTSYYYFFYDWEVKEPCTSENTRVTATIYQEPTAAVTGVTNTTCIGACDGVATATASGGSPPYSWFWSPSNQVDSTAIICSGLHSVVVTDTNGCTDTTSLTITEPPPIVLALSSVDANCGNADGEVFVIASGGAAPYTFLWDDSSAQVNDTATGLAAGTYSVIVTDTNGCTDTGAVFVSNTVPIVSITSWLDVSCNGYSDGEATASASGGTLPYAYQWDDPLLQTTDTAVGLLAGAYTITVTDSNNCVATAVITINEPPAITLSISVINANCGQNDGEATVFASGGDSSYTYQWDDSLSQTTATAMGLSAGTYTITVTDSTGCTRTDTAAIISLPAGTAMITSSSDVSCSGMCDGSATASMTGSAPPFTYLWDDDSAQTNATAAGLCAGIYNVVVTDSNGCADIANITINESSATLIISSNNATCDSANGMAVVSVSGGVFPYSYLWDDPLAQTTDTATGLTAGGYSVIITDAIGCIDTGTVTVGDAGPPAVSIVSITNITCNGSSDGTAAVSVDSGGVPPFSFIWDNGDTTAAADSLAAGIHIVIVTDSNGCIASADTNIDQPAPIIAAVTSSLSPSCIGACNGLATVSAAGGTPPYTYQWDDPLLQTTATADSLCAGTYIVSVSDANGCSPGIDTVTIVEPDSISVTIIPINISCNGVCDGDVTVTVSGGTPPYMYVWDIVPWPGPGLCAGTYHLTLTDVNGCVVMDSVTIYEPPALTSVITNSANPTCAGVCDGAATVTPSGGTGTYTYLWQPNGSTDSTATGLCAGTNTVTVTDANGCVVIDSVTLSEPPPLILISSVTNASCNGLCDGSIMLNVFGGTAPYTFSCSWANCNFNNLCAANYIVTVIDSQGCTISDSIIITEPDSIFITSIVDTPTLGNNGAINLTVTGGTPPYAFLWDNGATTEDIDSLVAGAYQVVVTDSLDCIDSLTIQVPQPTDITETNLAGGVKIYPNPFTTETTLILTSLNKYKSGVVLSLYDIVGSKRSISYTVNHKINDVAEIRLKRGDLPAGIYFYSVRAGENLISNGKLIVQ, encoded by the coding sequence ATGAAAAAAACGTTATTCATCTTCACTTTCACTTTCTTTTTTATCTTCACCTCTTTTTCTCAGGTTTTTTACGGTGAAGAAGCCCGGAAAGCAGTCCCGGGAAGTGAGCTTGTAAAACCAGGGTTCAATACTTCTATTCCGCAATATATCAGGTTCGGTGATCGAGCTGGGATCAAATTTGACAATCCTCCTTATCAGGATGAGGAAGGGAGTGTTGGGGATTTAGCGGGAGGGGGTTCTCCCTTTAGGGAGTTAGAGGGTGCGGGAATTGAAAAATGGCTGAATCGTACATTTAAAATTGAGGATGGGTCGCGGTTAAAGTTTCTCAAATACGAAAAAGATAATCTTGGATTTACACATTACAAATATCAACAAACCTTGAATGATATTCCTATTGAAGGAGCAATATACATGGTCCATGTCAAGAATAGGAAAGTCAAATCAATGAATGGCATCCTATTCAACGCGCTGAATTTAAATTCAATTCCAAAACTAAGTGAAAACCAGGCGCTGAATAAAGCGCTGCAATACATTAATGCTGCTATAGGGGGAAAAGGAGATGGCAAAGTCCCCCCTTCGGGGGGATTTAGGGGGGCTGCCACCGTTTATAAATGGGAAATCCCCGGAGAAGAGGAACACCTGAAGCTTGTAACAAACGATCCGAATGCTACTTATTATCCGGATGGGAAGCTCGTGTTTGTACCAAAAAACGGGAATAATAAATCCACTGACTACCGTTTGGCTTATAAATTCGATATTTACGCATCCGAACCTTTATACAGGGCATACATATTTGTAGATGCCGTAACAGGCGAAGTTATTTTTGAAAACAACCGGATCCGTACCAATGACGTTCCGGGGACCGCTGTTACAAAATACAGCGGCACCAAAACCATAATCACAGATAGCACCGGAAGCGGTTACCGACTGAGAGAAGCGGGTAGGGGAAATGGTATTCAAACGTGGGATATGAACACCGGTACGAATTACGGCAACGCTGTTGATTTTACCGATGCGGACAATTTCTGGAATAACGTCAATGCCGACCAGGACGAAGTAGCAACTGATGCTCACTGGGGCGCTGAAATGACCTACGATTATCTTTGGAATGATCATGGCAGAAATAGTATTGATGGAAGTGGGTTTATGTTAAGAAGTTATGTACATTACAATAACAATTACTCCAACGCTTTCTGGGACGGGCAGAGAATGACATACGGAGACGGGTCCGGTTCCTATAGCCCTTTTACGGCTTTGGATATTGCCGGGCACGAGATCGGTCACGGACTGACTGATTTTACCGCTGACCTGGTTTATTCTTACGAATCAGGAGCATTGAATGAATCTTTCAGTGACATATTGGGTACTTCTGTTGAATTTTATGGCAAACCCGCCCAGGCAAACTGGCTGGTCGGGGAAGACATCGGGGTCGTGCTCAGGTCAATGGCTGATCCTAAAGTCTATGGTGATCCGGATACTTATCTGGGAGTGAATTGGGCTACCGGACCCGGAGACAACGGAGGCGTTCACACCAACAGCGGTGTTCAGAATTTCTGGTATTATCTCCTCGCAAATGGTGGCAGCGGCACCAATGATAATGGAGACAGCTATAACATTACGGGAATCGGGCTTGCTAATGCAGGCGCTATAGCTTTCAGGAACCTTACCGTTTACCTTTGGCCAAATGCACAATACGATGATGCCAGGTTCTACGCGATCCAGTCAGCCATTGATATTTTTGGCCCCTGTACTCCTGAAGTAATCGCAACTACAGATGCGTGGTATGCGGTAGGGGTCGGAGGTATTTTTAATCCTACAGTAATTAGCGACTTTTCTGCCAACCCTGCCTCATCATGCTCCTTTCCCTTCACTGCAAATTTTACCAACCTCAGTTCCAATGGCGGCAGCTTTTACTGGGATTTTGGGGATGGAGACACTAATAGCGCTGTGAACCCAGCCCACATTTACAATTCCTATGGTACATTTACTGTCAGTTTAGTTGCCGATGGAGGCGCCTGTGGAATAGATACAACCGTTAAAACGGCATATATAGTCGTTGATTCAACATTGCCCTGTATCGTAAACATGCCTCTATCCGGAGAAGGTGACCTGCAAACATCCTGTACCGGCACATTATACGACAATGGAGGTCCTGCCGGTACTTATGCTGATAATACGACCAACTATATTACAATCGCTCCTCTTGGAGCTGCCACAGTCACCCTGAATATTATTTCCTTCGACATCGAACCGGGGAGCGGTGGCCCCGACCCTTGTGATTATGATTATGTTGAATTTTTTGATGGCCCAAACACCACTTATCCTTCCTTTGGGAAGTTTTGCAATACTACAGGAAGCCCCGTTACCATTACCTCTACCGGTGGATCAATTACAATCCTGCATTTTGCAGACCCTTTGGTAAATGGAGATGGGTTCGAAATTAACTGGAACTGTACTTATCCCAGCACCCCGCCTGTTGCCGGTTTCACCTCTGATGTTACTTCAACCTGTACGGGAGTGATCAACTTCATGGATCTGTCTTCCAATGGCGCTGCTTCCTGGTTGTGGTATTTTGGTGATGGGGATACTTCTACACAACAAAATCCTGTCCATACTTACGTTAATAACGGAACCTATACGGTAAAACTGGTTGTAACAAATGGTTTTGGCGCTGATTCCCTGATACAGGCCTCTTATATCACGGTTTCAAAACCCGCTGCACCTGCCGCTATTCCCGCAGCAAGGTGCGGACAGGGCAGTGTGGCATTATCTGCTTCCGGTGCCGGCCTGATTAACTGGTATGATGATTCGCTCACAACCAATCTTGTTAACACAGGTTCAACCTATAATACGCCTCCATTATCAGCAACCACTGATTATTGGGTTGAAGAAGTGGTTCTTTCGGCATCTCAGTATGTGGGCCCTCCTGACAATACATTCGGTTCCGGAGCCAATTTCCAGGGCGACAGGCACCTGGTCTTTGATTGCTATAAATCCCTCAGGATAGTCTCCGTATTGGTGTATGCACAGGGAGCAGGCTTCAGAACCATCGAGTTGCGTGATAATATCGGCCTGGTCATCCGTGACACACTTATATATATCCAGGATGGAGAAAGCAGGATAACATTGAATTTTGATGTACCGGTAGGTACTGACCTGCAATTAGGGATCTCAGGCACCCCTGACCTCTTCCGGAACAGCACGGGCGCTAATTACCCATATATCTTACCCGGCTGGCTCTCCATCACAGGTGTCAATGCTCCTACATCCTACTATTACTTCTTTTACGATTGGGAAGTAAAGGAACCCTGTACAAGTGAAAACACCAGGGTTACTGCAACAATATACCAGGAACCTACTGCTGCTGTCACTGGTGTTACAAATACAACCTGTATAGGAGCCTGTGATGGGGTGGCAACGGCTACTGCATCGGGCGGCAGTCCTCCATATAGCTGGTTTTGGAGCCCTTCAAACCAGGTTGATTCTACTGCCATTATATGTTCAGGTTTACACAGCGTAGTCGTTACAGATACCAATGGGTGTACAGATACAACAAGCTTAACCATTACAGAACCACCTCCTATTGTTCTTGCCCTCAGTTCTGTTGATGCCAATTGCGGAAATGCAGATGGAGAAGTCTTCGTTATTGCCTCCGGTGGCGCTGCCCCTTACACTTTTTTGTGGGATGATTCGTCTGCCCAGGTTAATGATACGGCTACCGGGTTGGCAGCAGGTACATATTCTGTTATAGTTACTGACACAAATGGATGTACAGATACCGGCGCTGTATTTGTTAGCAATACCGTTCCAATAGTCAGCATAACTTCATGGCTTGACGTTAGCTGCAACGGCTATAGTGATGGGGAAGCAACCGCTTCTGCTTCCGGCGGCACGCTCCCATATGCCTATCAATGGGATGACCCGCTTTTGCAAACAACGGACACGGCTGTGGGTTTACTGGCGGGCGCTTATACCATTACAGTTACTGATTCTAATAATTGTGTTGCAACTGCTGTCATTACAATTAATGAACCTCCTGCTATTACGTTATCAATATCTGTTATTAATGCCAACTGCGGACAGAATGATGGTGAAGCTACGGTGTTTGCTTCCGGTGGTGACAGTTCTTATACTTATCAATGGGATGACTCTCTCTCTCAGACCACAGCTACAGCTATGGGATTGAGTGCGGGAACTTATACAATTACCGTTACCGATAGTACCGGTTGTACGAGAACGGATACTGCTGCGATCATCAGCCTTCCGGCCGGTACAGCTATGATTACTTCCAGCAGTGATGTCAGTTGCAGCGGCATGTGTGACGGCAGCGCTACCGCTTCAATGACCGGCAGTGCACCTCCATTTACTTATTTGTGGGATGATGATTCTGCACAAACCAATGCTACTGCTGCCGGCTTGTGTGCAGGTATCTATAACGTAGTAGTTACAGATTCCAATGGCTGTGCGGATATAGCAAATATTACCATTAATGAATCCTCTGCAACACTTATTATCAGCAGTAATAATGCCACCTGTGACAGCGCTAACGGCATGGCGGTCGTTTCTGTCTCAGGCGGTGTTTTCCCATATTCATATCTATGGGACGATCCTCTTGCACAGACTACCGATACTGCTACCGGACTGACAGCAGGAGGATATAGCGTGATAATTACTGACGCAATAGGTTGTATTGATACCGGGACAGTAACGGTGGGTGATGCAGGCCCTCCTGCGGTTTCCATAGTTTCCATAACAAATATTACCTGTAATGGCAGCAGTGATGGTACTGCTGCTGTATCAGTTGATTCGGGTGGCGTCCCTCCATTTAGCTTTATTTGGGATAATGGAGATACAACTGCTGCTGCTGATAGTTTAGCAGCAGGAATCCATATAGTGATCGTTACTGACTCAAACGGATGTATAGCCTCTGCAGACACCAATATTGATCAGCCAGCTCCAATAATTGCAGCAGTTACATCTTCACTTAGCCCAAGCTGTATTGGAGCCTGTAACGGATTGGCTACTGTTTCCGCTGCAGGGGGTACGCCACCATATACATACCAATGGGATGACCCATTGTTACAAACAACAGCAACAGCCGATAGCTTATGTGCCGGCACCTATATTGTATCTGTAAGCGATGCAAATGGATGCTCCCCCGGAATAGATACTGTAACCATTGTAGAACCTGATTCAATTTCGGTTACTATTATACCAATAAATATTAGTTGTAATGGTGTGTGTGATGGCGATGTCACAGTAACAGTATCGGGTGGCACTCCTCCTTATATGTATGTGTGGGATATCGTCCCCTGGCCTGGACCCGGTTTATGTGCAGGAACATATCATTTAACATTGACTGATGTCAATGGTTGCGTTGTTATGGACAGTGTTACCATTTATGAACCACCGGCATTGACTTCAGTCATCACCAACAGTGCAAATCCCACTTGTGCTGGAGTATGTGATGGGGCTGCAACAGTAACTCCGTCAGGCGGCACAGGGACATATACTTATTTATGGCAGCCAAATGGAAGCACCGATTCGACTGCAACCGGGTTATGTGCAGGAACGAATACGGTAACGGTAACGGATGCCAACGGCTGCGTTGTTATTGATTCAGTAACCCTCAGTGAACCACCCCCACTAATTCTTATTTCATCTGTTACAAATGCCTCTTGTAATGGATTATGCGATGGTTCTATTATGTTAAATGTTTTCGGAGGGACAGCGCCCTATACATTTTCATGTTCATGGGCTAATTGTAATTTTAATAATTTATGTGCAGCTAATTACATTGTAACCGTAATAGACAGCCAGGGCTGCACCATCTCGGACAGCATAATAATTACCGAACCGGATTCTATCTTCATTACAAGCATTGTTGACACACCCACACTGGGTAATAATGGAGCAATAAACCTGACAGTTACCGGTGGTACGCCTCCTTATGCCTTTTTATGGGATAACGGAGCTACTACCGAAGATATTGATAGTTTAGTGGCAGGGGCTTATCAGGTTGTGGTTACAGATTCATTGGATTGTATAGATTCTTTGACCATTCAGGTTCCTCAGCCTACAGATATTACCGAAACAAATTTGGCAGGCGGAGTTAAAATCTATCCCAATCCATTCACCACAGAAACAACATTAATACTAACCTCATTAAATAAGTATAAGTCAGGGGTGGTTTTATCACTTTATGATATTGTGGGCAGCAAACGAAGTATTTCTTATACTGTAAATCATAAAATAAATGATGTAGCAGAGATCAGGCTAAAAAGAGGTGATCTGCCGGCAGGTATTTATTTTTATTCAGTAAGAGCGGGAGAGAATTTAATAAGTAATGGGAAGCTGATAGTTCAATAA
- a CDS encoding DUF2442 domain-containing protein — translation MHWIKEVRYLREYKLEIIFDDDYIKIIDIKSFIGGNGVFKELKDIEYFRKVKKDPYSNTICWPNGADICPDVLYEIGKTIEYIKD, via the coding sequence ATGCATTGGATTAAAGAAGTAAGATACCTCAGAGAATATAAATTAGAAATTATTTTTGATGACGATTATATTAAGATCATTGATATAAAATCTTTTATAGGAGGTAATGGTGTATTTAAGGAATTAAAAGATATTGAATACTTCAGAAAAGTAAAAAAAGACCCTTATTCAAATACAATTTGCTGGCCAAATGGTGCAGATATATGCCCTGATGTTTTATACGAAATTGGAAAAACAATTGAATATATTAAAGATTGA